A window of Bombus huntii isolate Logan2020A chromosome 12, iyBomHunt1.1, whole genome shotgun sequence genomic DNA:
TTCTTCTCTACATGCATTTTCAAGAAGGAATCGAAATAATATTCCAATCGACTACcgaaacaaattgaaaaatatgcaCGATAAACTTAATAAGTAAACACGTTCTCTTCGTGTTGTTTTTTTCCTTGTTATTCGGCACGGCGTCTTGACAGAGAAAAATATGATTGTGCACACGATCAAGTGTGTAAATACAAATTCGATCTTATTACTTTCTCTCGATTCTGTTCGCTCACATGCACAATGTACTCGCATTCTCAGTCTCCTGCtttctaaatattatatagttaCGTTTCGCTGTAGGTATGTAAATATTAGATTGTAACGGTATAGCtaataataatagcaataGCAATAGCAATTTTAGGGGTCATACTGAACTTGTTTGCTGCTTCTTCGTTTTCTCATACCCCTGTTCGTTATGTTTCGTTCTGTTTCGTTCTATCGGTGGCTGGAAATGCGAAAAACCTATCGTTTCTTCGAATTAAATGCATAGGTAATCGATAAGGAATTGCCAGCTTTGTGCTGTTTTATTTACACGTTCTGCACAGATCGCGCCTAATTTTATAGAGGTTTGTATTACGCCCTTGTACTACCATTACGCCAATATAATTGCGCGACGAAGCAAACATTTTTCATAGGTAAAAAGTCTTACGTGGAGTAACTACGTTACCAATAGATCCATTCGAGTATAAAACAGACAACGTATAACTCaagttataataaatactacgCAAAAACGATACTCTAAGAGTCTTAAGTATTTTCAGACataaaatttccaatatttacTTTGCACATTCTCTGCTTTAAAATCAATGACATAACAAATCGGAGCACCTTTTATTCCGTTGGGTTGTTACATCGCGAAAAAACATATTTGCTCGAACTTATCGTTCAAGATTAGATATCGATTCTATGCGAACGCGCAAAATAGCTTGTCTCTTTCCGctacgaaagaaaaattcccGTAAATGAAGCACTACCAGTGAAGcggataaatataattacttGTTCGTACTCGACGATCTATTGCTTGCTGCAAGAATGATTATAGTTGATACTGCGATTTTATGTTTATACTGCGTAACTTACCCTGATTCTTTAACAGCGTAAATCAGTAACAGAtaatcgtttctctttttaaaaTCGCTTCGCAATCTTCTCAGCTATTATTAACAAGTAAATTCACAATTACTTACAAACTAtcggcatatatgtatatgtatatgtgtctatacatatatatatatatatagctttTCTTAATTGGTGATCCGCAAGTTCTTGAGAATCGGCTATAGAATTGATAGATCGGACTGTTTCGCGAATAGGAGAGTTAATTACTCGCCAGGGCTGCCATAGCACGGATTAACGCGGCATTCTCTTCACGAAGCCGTTCCCTTTCTATGGTCATTTCGTGCTGCTGTTGAAGCAGCCGAGCTTCAAGGGTCATTATCTTGTGATCCCGATCCTCCAGGAGAGACAGCAAccttctattttcttcttgCGCTCGTTCTATCAACTGAAAGTTTTAAACAGAATATCGTACGAGTTTGTGagttgtttcgttttatttgttagatgaaatattccaataaaaaaaagaaaaaatacttcgTGTGGATTATCTCCTGTTGGCGTAGACAGTCTTGGTTGATTGACGGTGTTTACGGAAGCTTGTGGCTCGTGATTTCCATGATCTGACTGATTGACACTGTCAGACTGATTCAAGGAATCGAATTCCTCGTCATCTGCCTCCAAATCGGAGTGGCTAAAATTAAATGGGTAATTTTGATATATTAGTGAACGTACGTGGTTATACACGGTATTGGACTGTCTATGATATTATATTAGGCACGACCCTTAATATCGTAATGTTTGATGACAATTATATATATCGTTTACCCTATATTTGTACTGTTTTCGAGTTAATTAGTTGACGCTTTAGTGTAACATGAAATACGATTAGTATGAGATCAGTGAGACATTACGCGattcttattatttctatatcgTTGTAAAAAATGTGTACAAAGGACTTACGGTACTCGTTACAATACGCAGGCTCGTTTTTAAAAGAATCTACTAGCTCTACCGTACTTCGTACAGGTCGTGCCTAATTGTACATAGTCACGTACAGTAGCACTTACCAACTGTGCCTATTTATACATGACCTGTAGGAAGTACGGTAATGCCTAAAAAGCAGTAGCAGTTTATTACAAATGACTACTAAATTTCACTAAAGCACTATATATAGTTTACTACCGTAATAAGATATCTCAGTGTTTTATACCTTTTATTTCGCCTTTGAGTAAACATTTTTGCTGTCCGTTCCTGAAACATGCGTAGTTTGACATACATAGGTAGTCTCGTTTACATACGATCGACTTTTGACCGTGTTCgaaataaataacgaaatatctttcttaagaAGTGAAAATCACACGCACTTACTTCTATGAGTTCATGATCTAGGAACTCATTGTGGTGTGTGTTGTGTTTAGTTTCAAGACAAGTGCCACTAAGatcttcttcatcttctcCTGTACTACCTCCTGTACTCTGTAGAATTAAGTGGCTAACGAAATTACATTGCGGAGTATGAACGGGTTTGCACACAAAACTTTTACCAATATCCGTTAACGCTCGCGGCCAAACGCGATTAACGCTAGAAGAACGCGGTAAGCAGTTTCTAAGTGCAATACTACTTTGTCATACATTCCGTGTGTGTCTAGTATGATCTTCTAGAAAGATACATTCGCGCAAGACATTTCCCACAGAAATCGAGAACACCAAATATACGTTTGAAAAACAAATTCTTTTGCAGACGAACTAAAATATTCATCTCAGGTATCGattcaaaataattgatcAAAGGATCCTTTGTAACGAATATAAGTAAAACAGCTCTAAATTTGTCATGCAAGATACAGAAATgattaaaagatttttatcaGATGAGTATAGGTGCAAGAGAAATCCTTATTTTAAAATCCGGGATATTGCCGCGAGAAGTCATTAAGATTTTGGGTCCTTAACGTGACTGGAAACAGTGACAAACCTCCGTTGATGGCAAATGTACTACTCCGGTACTTCGTCTCTTCTCTCGAAGCTTCCGTCGATCGCGTTGCTGCTTTCCCTTGTTTATGTGCGTTGGCCTGTGCAAACAGGATACGACACTAAAGACACTAGAACCAGATCCAGAAATTGTTAACAAACCGCGCAAACTCTATGCTGGATCTACTTAGTCGTATTTAGAAGACACTTGTGCTTAGCGAAAACTTCTTCCCACGAATACCTTACTTAAACGACGACCCTTTTATTTACTCACCGGCCAGTCACTCGTTTGTCCTGTTTCCTCATTATTGGTTTATTCTGTTGATTCTCATGTTCAGGTGGAAGCACACTGTTTGAACTCGTGTCACACACACCTTGAGATTCTTCTACATTCTGTGCACCCTCTACGAACAAAGGCAATTGAATATAAAGCATCGTAGAGCACAAAGTAACAAAACAATGAACATATATCGTTACTTTGAAAGTTTATGGAAGATGAGTCTCCTGCCCTGGGTGGAACGACCCGTGCCCTTGCAGTTCTGATCCTAGACCTCCTGGATGTTAGCTCGAAGTCATTGTCAAAATCCTCCTGGCTGACGGAGCTGGACGCCATGCCGGTTATATCGCTGGGAAATAAAGTAGCAGAATTGAACTTGACTTGATGATGATAGGCGATTATAAAAAACTGCgcaaaaagaattaaaaaagggCTCTTACAAAAAATACCTGGACATTTGAACAAAAGAGTAGGTGATGATGTGCGATACCTATGTTGGACCAGCACGATATTTGGAGGCCAAAAAGCGAGTGCTTGATTAAGTTTGTCTAAGGGAAAGTCACAAGGCATGAACCGCTATTAACTACGAGCAAGTGCGTGCGCAATAAGATGATAACACAACTTCAATAGGAAACAAAGAGCAATTCTTAAGGTATTAGTCACCTGTCGAGGTGAGTAGTCTTCACCTAGTTCCACTGCCAATGTCGTGACTCACTACCAACCTATGTGCAATTGACAGCTGTCAACCATTGAAACATCTATAAACACGTATGGCCTGTACGATTACATAGTTCAAAGATAGATAGGCATATCGATCGTTCATACACCTCTGCTAAAGCACAATCTCCAATGCGTAAATTCAATGTCACTAGGGCAATGATCGCTACAACGTGAAATGTCACTAGATAGGTAAATAACTTGGAAAATCACTAAACGCGATATAGTGACAGAAGCGTACAAAGTTACTAGTTAAGAAAgataaggaaagaaaaataaatatgttcAAAAACTTTGCTCAACTATACATAAAAAAGTTTACCgtttaagaatatttcaaggATTTAAAACAAGAAACACGTTGcactatattttattgtatcgAAAGTTTTAGTCTGTAGTtggtatttaaaaattaaaagatttacaTCTTTCAGAAACCAAGAACAGATAATAATAGACATATTTTATCTGATAGAGAATTTAagttttcaaaaaaaaaaagaagaaaggaatgATTCGGAAAATGATTTATGCAAGAAAGATAGTAAACACTGAATAGGTGTATGtcgtttatttattgaatcgatcTGATCGCAGATATAGTTTCTTCATTCATTATACTTCATCTTCCATAAGTTAATTACAAGTACTCATCGTCGTCTATAATCTAAAAGGGTATAGGGGGTAAAGTTATAGGTAATTTTTTTCACAGTATTGACTCTATTACATATGCTAACCAGATGGCTAAAGTGTTTGTATCTacaaatatatcttatatttctttcctatatacatatatacatatatacacatatgtatagaATCTGTATATGTGcatatctatatatacatatattcattttataatgCACCATCTCGCactctctttccctcttccATATCCTCTCTTTCCTTTGTCATTTGCTCTTCAACGGCTAACGTGTAACTtccgcttcgtgtatcggaAGCACGCAGTTCCTCTCTTACGCTTTTAtacatctttttcttctttttctctttttcttaatGTTTGTTTTTTTCGCTTCTTGTAACTCGAACTCTAAAtttgtgtatgtatgtgtatacgCATGTGTGTGTATGTTGTGTATGTGAGGAGAAAAAACTAAGTGGTGTCGCCACGAGCGAGAGTAGACTttggtttctttttttctttaagaGGGCTAGATTCGgtgtattttttttcttttttccccttttttttAAACGAGATATTAAGATTTAAAagtatatacgtatgtatatagtaTCTGACGCTTGATTTGACACATATGATTGAGGTCTCGAGCAAGTTTCTCTGCTGCTTAGCTCGCATCTCACAGCCTAGAGGTGATTTAAACCAG
This region includes:
- the LOC126871750 gene encoding PRKC apoptosis WT1 regulator protein-like isoform X4; the encoded protein is MASSSVSQEDFDNDFELTSRRSRIRTARARVVPPRAGDSSSINFQKGAQNVEESQGVCDTSSNSVLPPEHENQQNKPIMRKQDKRVTGRVFSVVSCLHRPTHINKGKQQRDRRKLREKRRSTGVVHLPSTESTGGSTGEDEEDLSGTCLETKHNTHHNEFLDHELIEERTAKMFTQRRNKRHYRTSYRSCINRHSCHSDLEADDEEFDSLNQSDSVNQSDHGNHEPQASVNTVNQPRLSTPTGDNPHELIERAQEENRRLLSLLEDRDHKIMTLEARLLQQQHEMTIERERLREENAALIRAMAALASN
- the LOC126871750 gene encoding PRKC apoptosis WT1 regulator protein-like isoform X2; translated protein: MSSDITGMASSSVSQEDFDNDFELTSRRSRIRTARARVVPPRAGDSSSINFQKGAQNVEESQGVCDTSSNSVLPPEHENQQNKPIMRKQDKRVTGRVFSVVSCLHRPTHINKGKQQRDRRKLREKRRSTGVVHLPSTESTGGSTGEDEEDLSGTCLETKHNTHHNEFLDHELIEERTAKMFTQRRNKRHYRTSYRSCINRHSCHSDLEADDEEFDSLNQSDSVNQSDHGNHEPQASVNTVNQPRLSTPTGDNPHELIERAQEENRRLLSLLEDRDHKIMTLEARLLQQQHEMTIERERLREENAALIRAMAALASN
- the LOC126871750 gene encoding PRKC apoptosis WT1 regulator protein-like isoform X1 codes for the protein MSRYFFDITGMASSSVSQEDFDNDFELTSRRSRIRTARARVVPPRAGDSSSINFQKGAQNVEESQGVCDTSSNSVLPPEHENQQNKPIMRKQDKRVTGRVFSVVSCLHRPTHINKGKQQRDRRKLREKRRSTGVVHLPSTESTGGSTGEDEEDLSGTCLETKHNTHHNEFLDHELIEERTAKMFTQRRNKRHYRTSYRSCINRHSCHSDLEADDEEFDSLNQSDSVNQSDHGNHEPQASVNTVNQPRLSTPTGDNPHELIERAQEENRRLLSLLEDRDHKIMTLEARLLQQQHEMTIERERLREENAALIRAMAALASN
- the LOC126871750 gene encoding PRKC apoptosis WT1 regulator protein-like isoform X5 encodes the protein MSRYFFDITGMASSSVSQEDFDNDFELTSRRSRIRTARARVVPPRAGDSSSINFQKGAQNVEESQGVCDTSSNSVLPPEHENQQNKPIMRKQDKRVTGRVFSVVSCLHRPTHINKGKQQRDRRKLREKRRSTGVVHLPSTESTGGSTGEDEEDLSGTCLETKHNTHHNEFLDHELIEERTAKMFTQRRNKSHSDLEADDEEFDSLNQSDSVNQSDHGNHEPQASVNTVNQPRLSTPTGDNPHELIERAQEENRRLLSLLEDRDHKIMTLEARLLQQQHEMTIERERLREENAALIRAMAALASN
- the LOC126871750 gene encoding PRKC apoptosis WT1 regulator protein-like isoform X3 — protein: MSRYFFDITGMASSSVSQEDFDNDFELTSRRSRIRTARARVVPPRAGDSSSINFQKGAQNVEESQGVCDTSSNSVLPPEHENQQNKPIMRKQDKRVTGRPTHINKGKQQRDRRKLREKRRSTGVVHLPSTESTGGSTGEDEEDLSGTCLETKHNTHHNEFLDHELIEERTAKMFTQRRNKRHYRTSYRSCINRHSCHSDLEADDEEFDSLNQSDSVNQSDHGNHEPQASVNTVNQPRLSTPTGDNPHELIERAQEENRRLLSLLEDRDHKIMTLEARLLQQQHEMTIERERLREENAALIRAMAALASN